The DNA window CTGTCTGCAGGAGTACATCTGTATATATTCGCTTATATGCGCATCCATCTCGGGGAGAGGTCCCTTCTCATAAGACGCGTGGACTGAAACTTCCGCAGACATCTGTGACTGCGTTCCTTTGCGGtgaaggcgcgggcgtcggcgtATGTTTGCATAGTCGCCGCCGCTTGTCTGATGAACTCTGTATTGCGGATCATGTGTGCAGACACGCTAGCGACTTGTAATGTGGCAACAACGATACACGGGCCGTCCGCCTTGCAGGTGTACCCCAAGCCCGCCGCGTGAGGGTCTCGCCTGGGCCctggaggcctgcgcgagTGGACTTGACTCTGACTCTTCATGCATTCCTGTCTGTTTCTCTGCGTtggctttttttttcagggaCGCGCAGGCAATCGCCCCCCAGTGCACCtgggcggagacgaaggagttTTTGTTTCTGACTGTTCAAGTTCAGTCCGCAGAGGATCTGAAGGTCGACCTCCAGGAGTCTTCTCTCGATTTCAAATGCGTCTCTGATAAGAAGGCTTTCGCTTTCCACCTCGACTTCCCTCACCCCATCGTCGTCGAGGTGCGCCCGCCGCAAAAAACAGAAGTGGCCTTCTgacggggagggggggggaggggggaggcggacCGAATCGTGCAGTCGGCagttttctctccctttctACGCTGTGTAGCGGTGTTTTGTGGAGCTTCGTGTGGGGAATCGAGCCCTGTGGCGGGGGCTGCcttcgcagagcgccgccgtAGCTGTGCGTGGATTCTCCGGCACCCCTCCCTCAGAGACgttcgcgcatgcaggaaaTTGCAGGCGTGCCCTCTGTGTGTCGGCGTGTTGATTGCTTGGGTTTGAAGGCATTTCTTTTCCCCCGCAGGTGACGCGGGGTAGGGTCGCCTGTCGCTTTTTTCAGCGCTGCATGTGCGGGTCGCTTCTGTCTCGGTGTGGGTGCGTGAAATACTGCAGGACTCGAAGTACAGCGTGCAGCGTAATGTTCAGTTCAAGCTggtgaagaaggagaaagagcgCTGGAGGACGCTGACGCCGGGCAAGAAGCTGCACTGGCTCAAGTGCGACTGGGACAAGTGGGTCGActccgacgacgaggacgcaaAGGGCATGGATATGGGCGACTTCGACATGAACTCGATGGACTTCGGCGGCATGGGGGGAATGGGCGGCATGGGAGGCATGGGCGGTCTCGGGGGCCTCGGAGGCATGGGCGGCCTCGGGGGCATGGGCGGGATGGACTTTGGCGCGATGGACGGCATGGActccgacgacgaggacgacttGCCCGACCTCGACGAGCCGATGGAGGCtcacgacgacggcgcggagggcgaagaggaggcggtgcCGAAGCCAGCCGCTGAGGACGCGAAGGAAAACGGCGTCGCCgagactgcggcgcaggcctaGGTGACCGTTGAGAGCGAGAGACTCGAGCGAGGCTcttgcgcctcctccgcgtcacacgccgccgctctgcgtgGCAATACGATGtgggcgctgcgcggagacgTGGAGCCCGCACAccgaaagaggaggaaggagagagggagaggagtgAGATGGGGGGAggcacccccccccccttaaCCCCCCCCATacccctctccctccccctaCCCTTCTCCGCGGGCAGGGACGGACGGGTGGGAGTTAGAGCCTCGGAGCATCTAGTAGGGACAAAGATcaagagggggggggggggtgaaGCTCTTGAGACTGTAAACGCGGCTTTGGCGAAGGCCGAAGAGAAGGTCTGTCGTCTGCTTCGTGCAGGCATGCATCCCGCATCTACGTCGGGCGTACCTCCAGCGAGAGAGCCGGCTGATCTCTTCCAAGGTCGAGGAGTGTGGGCGTGTGGGTCCTGCCGGCATCCACATTGAGGTTCCGCGCGTGGAGcacagagacgcgaagaTGCAGATACGTGTGCGTATATGCGTGGATGAGCGTGTGCGATCATAATatgtgcgtctgcctctagatatatatatcgaCTCCTGTCTGCTTGTAACTTACGCCTTCTTTTCGCTGTTCCGCGATACGCGTCGCGCCCCGTGGACGGGCGCTTCTCTCGAAGCCACCTCAACGTCACCGGCGCCGAAAACGCCAAAAAGAGGCCTCACGCGGGCGAAAGaaacgcggccgccgcaccgcACACAGAGAATCTTTCTCGGCACGCTGGGCTCACACTGACCTCGAGGAAAAGCAGACGCTCAGCACCTGAAGCCGTGTGCGCAGCCCGAATGTGCCTCACGCAGCTTTATGCGACGGACTGTTCATCAACTTCGTTTGGGTCGTGTAGTCCCCTAGTTGaactactggtttagatcgCGAAGGTCTTAGTTCATCGGGTCACGCAAGTCAAGTTCAGCGGGGAAGTTCGCGTCTAAAACCAGGTAGAATCGATAGTGTCAGCTCAGCAGGCTGCCGATCTGCGTttttcgccggcgccgcagacactAGCGGACGGGGGAAtccgctgcggctgtctgcggcgAACAAGTCACGCGAAGCGTGACGCCCCGCAGACCGGCGCAGCCGGCTCtccagaggccgcgagcgcgtcaagcgtctgcagcgttGAGTGCCGGCTCGCGAGACACCCAGCGCTGCACTCTAGTGGGAGGCTGTGACCTGTGATGAGGAGCTGAAGGCCTCTAGTGCGTGTGGTTTTTGTTGGAAATCCGCCTGTGGACGGTACGAAGCAGGGGCGGGCAGCCCGCGTGGTCGTGACGCcctccgctccgccgcgcgttccGCAGAGTCTGCAGCACGACCCTGAGGAGGCGTCTGTGTGGCGCTTCACTGCATAGCAGGTTCGCTGAGGAGCTCGAACGAATGAAAAGAGAAGCACTGGCAAACAAGGCAAGGGGCCCGTTCCCCTGTAGAGGGCCCGCGGTCGCTTCTCCCGCTGAGCTTCGACTTCCAGGACTCTGTCTGTAGGCCTTCCTCTTCCCGCGAGACTCGTCGCCTCCAACGGCTTCGACTCACGCTGGCAGGCGCGTCCAGCAGAGTGTTTCCCGTGTGTGGCTGTGTGGATTTGTCAACGAAGTCGTTGTTGGATATTCTGGTGGGTGCGACGCCGATGCTGCAGTGGAAGTCGACTTGCCGACAGCTGTGCTTCCGTTCCGCGCCTAGCTGGGCTGAAAGCATCCCGCGAAAGTGAATCGCAGAGAGCAAGCGGCGGAGATGCCTGCATGGACTTTCACATCGCCTGATGTCTTTTCTGCATCTGCTGGGTGTTTTAGTTACGGTCCAAATATAGTGCAGTGGGGCTACAAGTACACAGTCTGCACGAAGTCAAACAGGGTGGTGGAGGGTGAGCCAGTGGTTGAACAAGCTTCGTTATTGATTGCGCTGACTTCAGTCCTGATGCAGCGTGTGGGACGAGCGATCTTCTGGGGGCGCGTGGACAGACGCATGTGCTGCGGTGCGGCGAGAGCTTCAGATCTTTCAGAGGAGGCGTGGTACGTGCAGGCATCCAGGGTACGCAGCGCCTGTACCcctgtgtgcgtgtgcatcGAGAGAGGGTCAAGCGCCTACCCTAGAAGCTCAGCGAGATAGTCACATTTGTCTCCCGGCACAAGGCTCGCCACGCGGATGCGCGTTCAGGCCCTCCTCcctttccttctccgcgacgcTTCTGGCAGCTCGCCCAGACACCCCCTCATCTGCGTCGTGCTGTGTGGCGGCAGTCGCCTTTCCTCTACAAGTAGTACGTTATGTGGCGCGTGCAGCGCGTTCCTTACGTGTGCGAGGCGTTCAACGGTGTCCCCAAGCAGAGGGAAGCACGTGCTTTATGCGCCCAACACGGCTACCAGCACGCATCCCACGTTTTGTTTGTCTGTGTCATGCTTGTATGTGAAGCGGCCGAAGGCCAGTGAGAGCGGTTCCGCTCTCCGCCCGGCGGGTTTGGGCTGCCCACTACCAAAAGGCTGCCGCAGTCGCCGTGTATATCCTCTCCAGTGTTGTCTTTAACTTCATCCAACCTGAAAATCCTCTGCCGTTCAGCGCCGAAGCCCATAAATTCCCCCGGCATATGATGTTGTGTTGCCTGTTGCTTCGAATACCTATATTTCATGATTACAGGCTCTTTCTCAAGTGGAAGGCGTGACCACCTGGCGGCCGAAAGTggcgtgtgcatgcgtccTCTACGAGCAGTGTGTCTTTTCAGGCGCAGATTATTTTTCAGAGGCAGATGTGTCTTATAGACGAAGCATTCCCACATGCCCAAGCGCCCAGCGCTactggaggccgcgcacgtTGAACAGAGAAGGGGCGTGGGGATGCCTCACAGGTTGGAAAGGAGGGCCGAGAGCGGCTTAGAGCGCGACAGGATTGGTCTGTTTTTGGCGGTTTCTGCCGGCGAGTTTAGTGGGTGTTCTTGGGACCCTGTTCGCTGTTCCTGTATcttttttttcctcttcttctccgtctcgtTTCTGCTGGCGTCTCTCTTTGTTCGGCGTTGTGCAAACCGGTCTGCACGAGAGTCCGCGGAACTGtcgctccctcctcccctTTCGGTGTCGACGGAAAAGAGCTCTCGCTTTGGCGGTCTTTTCCCCCTGCTTTTCGACAAAAAAGGTACGTCTTGGCTCAGAGGCACCTCTGTTTCCCTCCGGTGCAATATCTGCCGCAAGCAcggctgcccgccgcgcctttgTTGAACTAAAGCGCGCTCTTCTCCCCGGCTCAGAGTAATGGGTGCGCACAGTACCTACACTGCGCCGATCTACGACGACACCGCGTTTCCTGTGCGCCGGGAGACTGCGGAACTCGTCCAGTTTTTCACCTTTTCTGCGTGGAAAAAGCGTGCGTCGAGGTGATTTGGGTTGAGTGCAGCTGGCAACTCTTCCAGGGGTGCTTGGGGGCCTCGTGTCTTTTTTCGGGCCGGTTAACAGCTTCGGCGATGTCGGTGAACGCAAtgtgcggcagcagcgggttTACGGCGACGCCCAacgtcttctttctctttccaCCCACGGCTTGCGTACGCGTGAAACAAACGCAGACGCGTGTCTTGGGAAGGCGGTTTTAGCCAGCAGGAAAGTTCGCATCTGTGTGTCGTCTCTCGGCGTTTGGCAAGCGCCTagagcgcctcctctccgggCCTCCTCACCGTTAACTGCGGGGTTTGTCCGCCCCGGTCCCCCGCCGGCCTatttcctccgcctctggcgctccTGAGCGCTCACATGCCTGAGCAGTGCACATCAATTCCGCACGCCTACGACTGCGCAGTGTTCTCTTAGCagagcctgcgccgctgcgctgtccGGACATGTgcgtgccgcagcagcaggattcgcgcttctccctcgGTTTCTTGTAAACCTAGCGAGTTTCTCGGTGGCGGCTCGTGTTGAGTGGCGCACCTCGTgcgacgccggcgtcttGCGCATGCTGCTGCTTGCCGGCTGGCTGtgcgcccggcgcgcgccgaggccttctgctgcagggTCGCCTATGTTTGACTTTTTCGCTCctgttgtgtgtgtgtgtcgctCAGGCTCATCGCTTGCAAACTGTTTTCTCGCGTCTCGAAAATGGACGGCCCAGTCCCTCCTCAGACGGGAGAGATGGagaacggcgcggcggcggtcgcgcagGCCCCAGGGGGGCAGCGCCCCGTGGGTCACATGGCGCCGCAGGTTGAGATCAAGTTGTTCGTCGGGCGCGTGCCGCAGTCCAtggaagacgccgcgctgcgcccgaTCTTCGAGGAGTTCGGCGAAGTCAAGGAGGCCGTGATCATCCGAGACAAGGCGACCGGCAAGCACAAGAACAGCGCATTCGTGAAAATGGGTAAGCTCAACGCATCTCTCGTCTCAAGGCTCCaagagcctcgcgcgtgtgGACTTGCGGAAGAAGGGGGGTGAAGGGGCGGATGTCTTCGCGCTTGGTGTGTGTGTTGTGTCGATGAGCGCGTTTTTGCGggtttgtgtgtgtgtgtgtgttccAGGTTCGATTGCtgctgcggacgcggcgaTTCGCGGGTTGAACAGCACGCGCATCCTGGAGCAGAGCATGGGTCCGATCACGGTAAAGTATGCGaccggcgaggcagagaagctCGGCTTCGCGACGTCGTCGTGCGAGCCCGGGCAGGATCAAGCCAAGCTGTTCATCGGCTCCATCCCGCGCACGATGACTGAGGACGAAGTGCGCCAGTTCTTCTCGACGTACGGCACCGTCGAGGAGGTCTTCGTGATGAAGGACAACGTGCAAAACACCGGGAAGGGGTGCTGCTTCGTGAAGTTTGCCTtcaaggaggaggcgctccacGCCGTCCGCACTCTCAGCGGCAAGCACACCTTCGATGGCTGCTCGCGCCCCGTCGAAGTCCGCTTTGCAGAATCCAAGgctgcgcgccagcagcagctcatGCACCAGCAAGGTGAGCCGCGCCACGATTCGGGCGATTCGCGTCGCTGAatcgcggaagaagaaaccGCGCCTTCTGCCCTCGGCTGTCTTTCCTCATTCAGGGTTGCTGTGCGGACGAGGGGGGCAGGAGGGCTGttgctcggcgccgcagaaggccgcgtgctttgcgcgtccgcagagTCGATCGAGTGTGTGATGGTGATACGGCGATGTGGTGATCTTGAGTGGACGGGTGGCTCTGTCCGGCGGCTGCGTTG is part of the Besnoitia besnoiti strain Bb-Ger1 chromosome XII, whole genome shotgun sequence genome and encodes:
- a CDS encoding hypothetical protein (encoded by transcript BESB_024350); amino-acid sequence: MCADTLATCNVATTIHGPSALQVYPKPAADAQAIAPQCTWAETKEFLFLTVQVQSAEDLKVDLQESSLDFKCVSDKKAFAFHLDFPHPIVVEDSKYSVQRNVQFKLVKKEKERWRTLTPGKKLHWLKCDWDKWVDSDDEDAKGMDMGDFDMNSMDFGGMGGMGGMGGMGGLGGLGGMGGLGGMGGMDFGAMDGMDSDDEDDLPDLDEPMEAHDDGAEGEEEAVPKPAAEDAKENGVAETAAQA